A window from Balearica regulorum gibbericeps isolate bBalReg1 chromosome 1, bBalReg1.pri, whole genome shotgun sequence encodes these proteins:
- the LRRC23 gene encoding leucine-rich repeat-containing protein 23: MEGEEMESEDMEGEEGEQAEEEAVLSEQEGEEQVLAPCALTEEVLKEGLSLLCKTGNGLAHAYVKFEAKYKDLTDISLLECFIHLRYVDLSENKLQDLSPLSNLTHLLWLKVDGNLLTSASMEELPYLQIISFAHNRIKDTEGITHPRLASLSLKGNKIQTALGLSHGKLFSLQILELRGNKLESTAGLSLPKLKNLYLAQNAIRSLEGLEGLGQLTTLHLRDNQLETLDGFCSSMKCLQYLNLRNNGISSLQEVAKLQVLPMLQALVLLDNPCSDEPSYRLEVLVLLPHLQRLDKELFEQDERAEANKIRQERQEEEKEMEGSLRGDVTE, from the exons ATGGAGGGCGAAGAGATGGAGAGCGAGGACATGGAGGGCGAGGAGGGAGAGCaggcggaggaggaggcggTGCTGTCGGAGCAGGAGGGGGAAGAACAG gTGCTGGCCCCATGTGCCCTGACTGAGGAGGTCCTGAAAGAAGGTCTCTCTCTCCTCTGTAAGACTGGCAATGGCTTGGCCCACGCCTACGTGAAATTTGAAGCCAAATACAA ggacTTGACAGACATCAGCCTCCTCGAATGCTTCATTCACCTGCGGTATGTGGATTTGTCAGAGAACAAGCTGCAAGATTTGTCTCCACTGAGCAACCTAACCCACCTGCTTTGGCTGAAGGTGGATGGGAATCTGCTTACCAGTGCAAGCATGGAGGAGCTGCCCTACCTCCAGATCATCAGCTTTGCTCACAACCGCATCAAGGATACGGAGGGCATTACTCACCCCCGCTTAGCCAGCCTCAGCCTGAAAG GAAATAAAATCCAGACAGCGCTGGGCCTGAGTCACGGCAAATTGTTCAGTCTGCAAATCCTGGAGCTGCGAGGAAACAAGCTAGAGAGCACAGCAGGGCTCAGTCTTCCCAAGCTCAAGAACCTGTATCTG GCCCAGAATGCCATTAGAAGCCTTGAAGGCCTTGAGGGGCTAGGGCAGCTGACAACTCTGCACCTGCGGGACAACCAGCTTGAGACCCTGGATGGATTCTGTAGTAGCATGAAGTGCCTGCAGTACCTCAATCTACG GAACAATGGCATCAGTAGCCTTCAGGAGGTGGCAAAACTGCAGGTCCTCCCCATGCTGCAGGCACTGGTGCTGTTGGACAATCCATGCTCTGATGAACCCAGTTAccggctggaggtcctggtCCTGCTGCCACACCTGCAACGCCTCGACAAGGAATTATTTGAGCAAGATGAGCGA
- the TPI1 gene encoding triosephosphate isomerase produces MAPRKFFVGGNWKMNGDKKSLGELIHTLNGAKLSADTEVVCGAPSIYLDFARQKLDAKIGVAAQNCYKVPKGAFTGEISPAMIKDIGATWVILGHSERRHVFGESDELIGQKVAHALAEGLGVIACIGEKLDEREAGITEKVVFEQTKAIADNVKDWSKVVLAYEPVWAIGTGKTATPQQAQEVHEKLRGWLKSHVSDAVAQSTRIIYGGSVTGSNCKELASQHDVDGFLVGGASLKPEFVDIINAKH; encoded by the exons ATGGCGCCCAGGAAGTTCTTCGTGGGGGGCAACTGGAAGATGAACGGCGACAAGAAGAGCCTGGGAGAGCTCATCCACACGCTGAACGGCGCCAAGCTCTCCGCCGATACCG AGGTGGTTTGTGGAGCTCCCTCCATCTATCTTGACTTTGCCCGTCAGAAGCTTGATGCAAAGATTGGAGTTGCAGCACAGAACTGTTACAAGGTACCAAAGGGTGCTTTCACAGGAGAGATCAG tCCAGCAATGATCAAAGATATCGGAGCCACGTGGGTGATCCTGGGCCACTCTGAGCGAAGGCATGTTTTTGGAGAATCTGATGAG TTGATTGGGCAGAAAGTGGCTCATGCTTTAGCTGAGGGCCTTGGAGTCATTGCCTGCATTGGAGAGAAGCTGGATGAGAGAGAAGCTGGCATAACAGAGAAGGTGGTTTTTGAACAGACCAAGGCCATTGCTG aTAACGTCAAGGACTGGAGTAAAGTGGTTCTTGCCTATGAGCCAGTTTGGGCTATTGGAACTGGTAAAACTGCAACTCCCCAACAG GCTCAAGAAGTTCATGAGAAGCTGAGAGGGTGGCTGAAAAGCCACGTGTCTGATGCTGTTGCTCAGTCAACTAGGATCATCTATGGAG GTTCGGTTACTGGCAGCAACTGTAAGGAGCTGGCCTCTCAGCATGACGTGGATGGCTTCCTTGTTGGTGGAGCTTCTCTCAAGCCAGAGTTTGTGGATATTATTAATGCGAAACACTGA